From Candidatus Hydrogenedentota bacterium, one genomic window encodes:
- a CDS encoding DUF1080 domain-containing protein — MKKLVGIALTALVAVALSAQAAPPEGEGWRSLFNGQNLDGWENKSGQAEIWQVKDGVIDCNPRVDLPGDKSLWCKESFGDFQLFIEWRIKGTKGEYPVPTVLPDGSFKTDENGKVIITPTPNADSGIYLRGSDKSQINIWCWPIGSGEVWGYRMDDTMPPEVRAGVTPKTKADKPIGEWNTFMITMKGDRLTVELNGKTVIENAQMPGVPEKGPLALQHHGGYNKADDQWNPASSLVQFRNIYVKELGEK, encoded by the coding sequence ATGAAAAAGCTCGTTGGAATCGCGTTAACCGCCTTGGTTGCCGTCGCGCTGAGCGCGCAGGCCGCGCCGCCTGAAGGCGAGGGATGGCGCTCCCTCTTCAACGGCCAGAACCTCGACGGCTGGGAGAACAAATCGGGCCAGGCCGAGATTTGGCAGGTGAAAGACGGCGTCATCGACTGCAACCCGCGCGTCGATCTGCCGGGCGACAAGTCCCTGTGGTGTAAAGAGTCCTTCGGCGACTTCCAGCTCTTCATCGAATGGCGCATCAAGGGCACCAAGGGCGAATATCCTGTGCCGACAGTGTTGCCCGACGGCAGCTTCAAGACCGACGAAAACGGCAAGGTCATCATCACCCCGACACCCAACGCCGACTCCGGCATCTACCTGCGCGGGTCGGACAAGTCGCAGATCAACATCTGGTGCTGGCCAATCGGCTCGGGCGAGGTCTGGGGTTACCGCATGGACGACACGATGCCGCCCGAGGTGCGCGCGGGCGTGACGCCTAAAACGAAGGCCGACAAGCCCATCGGCGAATGGAACACCTTCATGATCACCATGAAAGGCGACCGCCTGACCGTCGAGTTGAACGGAAAGACGGTCATCGAGAACGCCCAGATGCCCGGCGTGCCCGAGAAAGGCCCGCTCGCGCTCCAGCATCACGGCGGCTACAACAAGGCAGACGACCAGTGGAACCCTGCCTCAAGCCTCGTGCAGTTTCGAAACATCTACGTCAAGGAACTGGGCGAGAAATAA